The following proteins are co-located in the Triticum aestivum cultivar Chinese Spring chromosome 1A, IWGSC CS RefSeq v2.1, whole genome shotgun sequence genome:
- the LOC123057261 gene encoding protein LIKE COV 2, with product MPEEKEYVAVPMGQAPEPADPEDPVKSPPRPTSPATSTRQACFAVLQSWVSRKFMTGCVVIFPMAVTFFITWWFIRFFDGFFSPLYAKLGVDVFGLGFVTSLVFIFIVGIFVSSWVGSTVFWVGEWFIKKMPFVRHIYSASKQVSTAVSPDQNTAAFKEVAIISHPRAGEYAFGFITSSMILQTDKGDEELCSVYVPTNHLYIGDIFLVNSAEIIRPNLSIREGIEIIVSGGMTMPQVITALGPAPDKNEGTRLSRMMTV from the exons AtgccggaggagaaggagtacgtcGCCGTTCCCATGGGCCAGGCGCCGGAGCCCGCGGACCCCGAGGACCCCGTCAAGTCGCCGCCGCGCCCCACctcgccggccacctccacccgcCAG GCATGCTTTGCGGTCCTTCAAAGCTGGGTGTCAAGAAAATTTATGACTGGATG TGTAGTTATTTTCCCAATGGCTGTGACATTCTTCATCACTTGGTGGTTTATTCGATTTTTTGATGGATTCTTCAGTCCACTCTATGCAAAGCTTGGAGTCGATGTATTTG GCCTTGGGTTTGTGACATCTCTGGTATTCATATTTATTGTTGGAATATTTGTGTCATCATGGGTGGGCTCAACTGTCTTCTGGGTTGGAGAATGGTTTATAAAGAAAATGCCATTTGTAAGGCACATATATTCTGCATCAAAGCAAGTTAGTACTGCTGTTTCACCAG ATCAAAATACAGCAGCATTTAAAGAAGTGGCAATAATTAGCCATCCCCGTGCTGGTGAATACGCATTTGGATTCATAACATCGAGCATGATTCTTCAG ACTGACAAAGGTGATGAAGAACTGTGTAGTGTCTATGTGCCAACCAATCATCTATATATTGGTGATATCTTTTTGGTGAACTCTGCGGAAATTATAAGGCCCAATCTGTCCATTCGAGAAGGGATAG AAATAATTGTTTCTGGAGGAATGACCATGCCACAGGTGATCACAGCGCTAGGACCTGCCCCTGATAAGAACGAGGGCACCCGTTTAAGCAGAATGATGACTGTCTGA
- the LOC123057278 gene encoding polypyrimidine tract-binding protein homolog 3 — translation MAEPSKVIHIRNVGHEITEADLLQLLQPFGSVSKLVMLRGKNQALLQMQDIHSSVSALQYYSAVQPSVRGRHVYMQFSSHQELTTDQSSHSRNSDQESEPNRILLATVHHVLYPITVEILHQVFKAYGYVEKIVKFQKSAGFQALIQYQSRHEAVEALAALHGRNIYDGCCQLDIQYSNLSELQVHFNNERTRDFTNPSLPTEQRPRPSQQGFPDPGGLYPFQQPGGPYSQTGRAATIAAAFGGTLPPGVTGTNERCTLIVSNLNTDKTNEDKLFNLFSLYGNIVRIKVLHNKPDLALVEMADGLQAELAVNYLKAATLFGNKLDVNYSKYPTITPAPDAHDYINSGLNRFNTNVVKNYRHCCAPTKMIHVSALAQDVSEEALLAHLSEHGSIVGTKLFEVNGKRQALVLFESEEEATEALVSKHATPLEGSTIRISFSQMQSL, via the exons ATGGCGGAGCCGTCCAAGGTGATCCACATCCGGAACGTCGGGCACGAGATCACCGAG GCCGATCTGCTCCAGCTGCTGCAGCCGTTCGGCTCGGTGTCCAAGCTCGTCATGCTGCGTGGCAAGAATCAG GCCCTTCTCCAGATGCAAGACATTCATTCTTCCGTGAGCGCGCTGCAATACTACAGTGCTGTCCAACCTAGCGTAAG GGGGAGGCATGTTTACATGCAATTTTCATCCCATCAAGAACTTACCACTGACCAGAGCTCTCATAGCCGGAATTCTGATCAG GAATCAGAACCCAACCGAATCCTTCTAGCTACTGTCCACCACGTGCTCTATCCTATAACGGTGGAGATTCTGCATCAAGTTTTCAAAGCATATGGATATGTGGAGAAGATTGTCAAATTTCAGAAGTCAGCTG GCTTTCAGGCCCTCATCCAGTATCAATCGCGTCATGAGGCTGTGGAAGCACTTGCTGCTTTGCAT GGAAGGAACATATATGATGGTTGCTGCCAGCTAGACATCCAATATTCCAA TCTCAGCGAACTGCAAGTCCATTTCAACAATGAGAGAACTAG GGATTTCACGAATCCATCATTGCCTACAGAACAACGTCCAAGGCCCTCCCAG CAAGGTTTTCCAGATCCTGGGGGTCTCTATCCTTTCCAACAACCTGGAG GTCCGTATTCACAG ACAGGAAGAGCTGCAACGATTGCAGCTGCATTTGGTGGAACTTTACCGCCTGGAGTGACCGGTACCAATGAACGGTGCACACTGATAGTCAGTAATTTGAACACTGAT aaaaccaatgaggaTAAGCTTTTCAATCTCTTCTCTTTATATGGAAACATAGTTCGAATCAAGGTGCTGCACAACAAACCAGATCTCGCCCTTGTAGAAATGGCTGATGGGTTACAGGCCGAGCTAGCTGTGAACTATCTAAAG GCGGCCACGCTATTTGGTAACAAGTTGGACGTCAACTACTCGAAGTACCCCACCATAACCCCTGCCCCTGACGCGCATGACTACATCAACTCGGGCCTGAACCGCTTCAACACCAACGTGGTAAAGAACTACCGGCATTGCTGCGCTCCAACCAAGATGATCCACGTCTCCGCCCTCGCACAGGACGTCTCCGAGGAAGCGCTCCTCGCCCATCTGTCTGAGCACGGCTCTATCGTCGGCACAAAGCTGTTCGAGGTGAACGGCAAGAGGCAGGCCCTCGTCCTGTTCGAGAGCGAGGAGGAAGCGACCGAGGCCCTCGTGTCGAAGCACGCCACCCCGCTGGAGGGGAGCACCATCCGGATCTCATTTTCCCAGATGCAGAGCCTGTAG